Proteins from a genomic interval of Colletes latitarsis isolate SP2378_abdomen chromosome 12, iyColLati1, whole genome shotgun sequence:
- the Socs36e gene encoding suppressor of cytokine signaling at 36E, translating into MGQHFASLREFFRMDSERQSSEVCANVIQSSQLEMTNQDGIENLHDNKNNGNVPALNSNLILHGECKFDGSLDNDHLNLDLDNHNSKFETLYSQPVETQDSKQICSNGNVSSEIRFKQQEPCCSSSEGSNTSSSSEDSPVNPPLRRSSKTLSFGKRKGKQRNKDQSPVCTHVLSSKKKRSNWVLKFNCAKSKGSKSTDIIPGHGNNNSDCVCTGYRRTEEHSMGAGVIFNSRSAPQSPVLGPLPPSPVIDLSRFNPEEFPMEDCDERARLQRAREMEEGVEPPPGYKPNYSSGIQVHPNGITVDSLAALFQAHAGIQAAALTALSQIDFTLIPNIERLAHTQVDYVHCLVPDLRSITACSFYWGKMDRYEAERLLEDKQEGTFLLRDSAQEEFLFSVSFRKYGRSLHARIEQWNHKFSFDSHDPGVYASETVCGLIEHYKDPSCCMFFEPMLTIPLHRNFAFPLQHLCRAVITTRTTYDGINKLQLPKTLKSYLKEYHYKQRVRVRRLDTENDLQSDGRSISYSSSPCQVRKSGPQIILKAG; encoded by the exons ATGGGACAGCATTTCGCTAGTCTCAGAGAATTTTTTAGAATGGATAGCGAACGGCAGTCTTCCGAAGTGTGCGCTAACGTTATTCAATCATCGCAGTTAGAGATGACGAACCAAGACGGCATAGAGAATTTACACGATAATAAGAATAATGGAAATGTACCTGCGTTAAATTCAAATTTGATCTTGCACGGCGAATGCAAGTTTGACGGAAGTTTGGACAACGATCATTTAAATTTAGACTTAGATAATCACAATTCTAAATTTGAGACCTTGTATAGTCAACCGGTCGAAACTCAGGATTCGAAGCAGATCTGTAGCAATGGGAACGTTAGTAGCGAGATACGTTTTAAACAACAGGAACCGTGTTGCAGTAGTTCCGAGGGTAGTAATACTAGTAGTAGTTCGGAAGATAGTCCTGTAAACCCTCCTTTAAGGAGATCTTCTAAAACATTATCATTTGGAAAACGAAAAG GTAAACAGCGTAACAAGGATCAAAGTCCAGTGTGTACCCACGTTTTATCTTCGAAAAAGAAACGTAGCAACTGGGTGTTAAAATTTAATTGTGCCAAGAGTAAAGGTTCCAAAAGCACGGACATTATCCCTGGCCACGGAAATAACAATTCAGATTGCGTGTGCACTGGTTACAGAAGAACCGAAGAGCATTCTATGGGAGCTGGTGTCATATTTAACAGTCGATCTGCTCCCCAGAGTCCAGTACTTGGACCGCTCCCTCCCAGTCCTGTGATTGACCTTTCGAGGTTCAATCCAGAGGAGTTTCCGATGGAG GACTGCGACGAAAGAGCTCGGTTGCAGCGAGCACGAGAAATGGAGGAAGGCGTTGAACCTCCTCCTGGTTATAAGCCTAATTACTCTTCAGGTATACAAGTGCATCCAAATGGAATAACAGTGGACAGTTTAGCGGCGCTGTTTCAAGCGCATGCTGGCATACAAGCAGCCGCGCTCACAGCCTTATCTCAAATCGATTTTACGTTAATTCCAAACATCGAAAGGCTGGCACATACACAG GTCGATTACGTTCATTGTCTTGTGCCGGACCTCAGATCGATCACAGCTTGTTCGTTTTATTGGGGCAAAATGGATAGATACGAAGCAGAACGTTTGCTAGAGGACAAGCAAGAAGGCACGTTCCTGTTGCGTGACTCTGCCCAGGAGGAGTTTCTGTTCTCTGTTAGCTTTCGAAAATACGGACGCTCGCTGCATGCCCGAATCGAACAGTGGAATCACAAATTTAGTTTCGACTCGCACGATCCGGGCGTGTACGCCTCGGAAACG GTGTGTGGTTTAATCGAGCATTATAAGGACCCGTCTTGTTGTATGTTCTTCGAACCTATGCTCACGATACCGTTGCATCGGAACTTCGCCTTTCCGTTGCAACACTTGTGTCGAGCGGTGATAACTACGCGAACGACGTACGACGGTATAAATAAGCTGCAATTGCCAAAGACGCTTAAAAGTTATCTCAAGGAATACCATTACAAGCAAAGGGTACGAGTCAGGCGATTGGACACTGAGAACGATTTGCAGTCGGACGGAAGATCCATATCATACAGTAGCTCCCCCTGTCAAGTAAGGAAATCGGGGCCGCAGATTATTTTGAAGGCTGGTTAA
- the LOC143348839 gene encoding pyroglutamyl-peptidase 1, whose protein sequence is MESNFKYIVIVTGFGPFGNHVINASWEAVKELSKLHADSRELRDVKLIIKEIPVSYDDVASYVPELWKEYNPTVILHVGVSQQANCLTIECCAHSNGYERPDIHNKCPDESNITQKVLKTNIDAHMICDTINENSMETECNACISYNAGRYLCEYIFYQSLCIEPTKVLFVHVPDFNTYSSHQTAKGLLHILRSMIKCTREDN, encoded by the exons ATGGAGTCTAATTTTAAATACATAGTTATAGTGACTGGATTCGGACCGTTCGGCAATCATGTTATTAACGCCAGCTGGGAGGCTGTGAAAGAATTAAGTAAACTGCACGCCGATTCGAGGGAGTTGAGAGACGTTAAATTGATCATTAAAGAGATACCAGTTTCGTACGACGATGTAGCTAGTTATGTACCTGAACTCTGGAAGGAGTATAATCCGACG GTAATTCTACATGTCGGTGTGTCGCAGCAAGCTAACTGTTTAACTATAGAATGTTGTGCGCACAGCAATGGCTACGAAAGGCCAGACATACACAATAAATGTCCAGACGAAAGTAACATTACGCAGAAGGTATTAAAAACTAACATCGATGCTCATATGATTTGCGACAcgataaatgaaaattcaatGGAAACAGAGTGCAACGCTTGCATTTCGTACAATGCAGGTAGATATCTGTGCGAGTATATATTTTACCAATCTCTGTGTATAGAGCCTACGAAAGTATTGTTCGTTCATGTTCCTGATTTTAACACATATTCGAGCCATCAAACTGCCAAAGGCTTGCTTCACATTTTACGTTCTATGATCAAATGCACGAGGGAAGATAATTGA
- the Apf gene encoding purine phosphoribosyltransferase family protein Apf, whose translation MSRRACGFVLFRRVHEIIEYLLMQATYDDHWSPPKGHVDPGETDMETALRETKEETGLMVDDIKIFEDARQELNYKVNGHPKIVIYWLAELTKPDKPIKMSDEHRAFKWLPLEEACSTVEYTDMQTTLKIFNDYILKNLS comes from the exons ATGTCACGACGCGCTTGTGGATTCGTTCTGTTTCGTCGAGTGCACGAAATTATCGAATATCTTCTTATGCAAGCCACGTACGACGATCATTGGTCACCGCCGAAAG GTCACGTAGATCCCGGTGAAACGGACATGGAAACCGCGTTGCGCGAAACAAAAGAAGAAACTGGCTTAATGGTCGACGATATCAAGATTTTCGAAGACGCGAGACAAGAACTGAACTACAAAGTGAATGGACACCCGAAAATTGTTATTTACTGGCTAGCTGAATTAACAAAGCCCGACAAACCCATCAAAATGTCGGACGAACATCGAGCGTTCAAGTGGCTTCCGCTCGAAGAAGCTTGTTCCACTGTCGAGTACACAGATATGCAAACCACGTTGAAAATATTCAATGACTATATACTTAAGAATCTGTCGTAA
- the Ints14 gene encoding integrator complex subunit 14: MPTVIALDVSLSMRRPVLGTGSTENNQNEQLTRHHLAVHGINALLHYLQVNSKLEFVSLVVFSSLYEVVCPFTRDYDSIRSKLQNIEECDKTCIETALHGVNNVIMAEWGNTTACQVVLITDGNPGVGPMSLGDSLNSLNVTRDVNPFPLPFPYPGKLSVVCIAPQQDAGLQMGLPLYQRLVELAGGDSVVLVPEAPLSKHSITACFQKLAESNYVSFQGYLKCGNLGSCILLSPAPMPYTKKTDFELVSGLMISKTIEICGFISVADVGSPSAISRHLVLPLATEKGPSMQGISLEEDSDTDENGDEGKIPSFCVLLHGALKVENMVALCLLNNEWYGFIYSWADTKKKSNLMLTVLEPGLDVVPWLGNFSNLGPIDAAKGAAVSFPVRPNEKRSYTQNAPSWIRQVGLQSDIQKILRHARKLPEKTQNFYKEVNRLRRAAASMGFVELLEGLACILERECTLLPPNLNPDCTIQLGHVASMIRKSEFLELRYNIPPARTRFQHGGS; the protein is encoded by the exons ATGCCAACCGTCATAGCATTGGACGTATCTCTGTCAATGAGACGTCCCGTATTAGGAACCGGTTCcacagaaaataatcaaaatgagCAATTAACGAGGCATCATCTAGCTGTACACGGGATAAATGCGTTATTACATTATTTACAAGTAAATTCAAAGCTGGAATTCGTGTCCTTA GTTGTCTTCTCTTCGTTGTACGAAGTTGTTTGTCCATTCACTCGCGATTACGACAGCATACgttcaaaattacaaaatatagaGGAATGCGATAAGACTTGTATAGAAACTGCTCTTCATGGCGTTAATAATGTTATTATGGCGGAGTGGGGCAATACCACAGCCTGTCAAGTAGTACTAATCACAGATGGCAATCCTGGAGTAGGTCCGATGTCTTTAGGCGACTCTTTGAATTCTTTAAACGTAACCAGAGACGTAAATCCATTCCCATTACCTTTTCCTTACCCAGGAAAGTTAAGCGTTGTATGCATTGCTCCGCAACAAG ACGCTGGGTTACAAATGGGCTTACCACTTTATCAACGATTAGTCGAGTTAGCTGGAGGCGACAGTGTGGTACTTGTGCCTGAAGCGCCATTGTCGAAGCATTCGATCACGGCTTGTTTCCAAAAATTAGCAGAAAGTAATTACGTTTCCTTTCAAGGATATTTAAAATGTGGAAATTTAGGTTCGTGTATTCTTTTATCGCCAGCGCCTATG CCTTATACCAAGAAAACAGATTTCGAATTAGTGTCCGGCTTAATGATATCAAAAACCATAGAGATTTGCGGATTTATATCAGTAGCAGATGTCGGTAGCCCCAGCGCTATATCTAGACATTTAGTTTTACCATTAGCTACGGAAAAGGGTCCAAGTATGCAAGGCATATCTCTCGAAGAAGATTCGGACACAGACGAGAACGGAGACGAAGGAAAAATACCATCCTTCTGCGTGTTATTGCACGGAGCATTAAAG GTCGAAAATATGGTAGCGCTTTGTTTGTTAAATAACGAATGGTACGGTTTTATATACTCGTGGGcggatacaaaaaaaaaatcaaatttaatgtTAACGGTATTGGAGCCAGGTCTAGACGTTGTACCGTGGTTAGGTAATTTCAGTAATTTAGGCCCGATAGATGCGGCCAAGGGAGCAGCCGTTAGCTTCCCAGTCAGACCAAACGAAAAGAGAAGTTACACTCAGAACGCGCCTTCTTGGATTCGCCAAGTTGGACTGCAATCTGATATTCAGAAAATTTTAAGGCACGCAAGGAAATTGCCAGAGAAAACGCAAAACTTTTACAAG GAAGTGAATCGACTGCGCAGAGCTGCTGCGTCGATGGGATTCGTGGAGCTTCTGGAAGGTTTGGCGTGCATTTTGGAAAGGGAGTGTACACTATTACCACCGAATTTGAACCCCGACTGTACGATCCAACTGGGCCACGTAGCTTCTATGATAAGGAAATCTGAATTTCTCGAGCTTAGGTACAACATACCACCCGCGCGTACTAGGTTCCAACACGGAGGATCGTAA
- the LOC143348722 gene encoding lysosomal phospholipase A and acyltransferase: protein MRLHFNICIIISLFCIIPVKPWHNTDKQISPVIFVPGDGGSQVEAKLNKTITVHYLCEKVSTDYFNIWLNLELLVPVIIDCWVDNMKLIYNNATRTTRNQDGVDIRIPGWGDPFYVEYLDPSKASPGAYFKDIGNMLVDQLGYVRNQSLRGAPYDFRKGPNENEEFFNKLKTLVEKTYDANKQVPVTLIAHSMGGPMTLIFLQRQSQKWKDKYINSLITLSAVWGGSVKALKVFAIGDDLGAYVLREAILKDEQITSPSLGWLLPSKLFWKETEVLVQTEQKNYTLSTLKDYLIDINVPNAWEFRKDNEKYQLNFAAPGVEVHCLYGSGIDTVQKLYYKPGSSIESTPQLVPGDGDGTVNLRSLEACKYWTEKQKQKIYSQKFHGINHMDILRNIKVLNYIKTVLQV from the exons ATGCGCTTGCATTTTAATATCTGCATAATAATATCGTTGTTTTGTATCATACCTGTGAAACCGTGGCACAACACAGATAAACAAATATCCCCCGTTATATTTG TTCCAGGTGATGGGGGCAGTCAAGTCGAAGCCAAACTCAATAAAACAATCACGGTACATTATTTGTGCGAAAAGGTTTCCACAGACTACTTTAATATTTGGTTGAACCTGGAATTACTTGTACCGGTTATTATAGATTGCTGG GTCGATAACATGAAATTGATTTACAACAATGCGACAAGAACGACAAGAAATCAAGACGGTGTTGATATACGTATACCAGGCTGGGGTGATCCGTTCTACGTCGAATATTTAGACCCAAGCAAAGCTTCTCCCGGAGCATACTTTAAAGATATCGGTAACATGTTAGTCGATCAGCTTGGATACGTTAGAAATCAATCTTTGCGTGGAGCACCTTACGACTTCAGAAAAGGACCCA ATGAGAACGAAGAATTTTTCAATAAACTAAAGACATTGGTTGAAAAAACCTATGATGCGAACAAACAAGTTCCTGTGACATTGATAGCTCATAGTATGGGTGGACCGATGACGCTCATATTCCTACAACGTCAAAGTCAAAAGTGGAAGGACAAATATATAAATTCTTTGATTACGCTTTCAGCTGTTTGGGGAGGCAGTGTCAAGGCTCTCAAAGTCTTCGCTATTG gggatgATTTAGGCGCGTACGTTTTACGCGAAGCCATTTTGAAAGACGAACAAATAACTAGTCCTAGTTTAGGGTGGTTGTTACCATCGAAattattttggaaagaaacagaaGTATTGGTGCAAACCGAACAGAAAAACTACACGTTGTCCACCTTAAAAGACTACCTAAT AGATATAAATGTTCCAAATGCGTGGGAATTCAGGAAAGATAACGAAAAGTACCAACTAAATTTTGCTGCTCCAGGCGTCGAAGTACATTGTCTATATGGAAGTGGTATAGATACAGTGCAAAA ATTGTATTATAAACCTGGCTCGTCGATAGAAAGTACTCCTCAGTTAGTTCCCGGCGATGGCGATGGCACTGTAAACTTAAGAAGTCTGGAGGCTTGTAAGTACTGGACGGAGAAACAAAAGCAAAAAATTTATTCCCAAAAATTTCACGGTATAAATCATATGGACATTCTCAGAAACATTAAAGTTTTAAATTACATCAAAACAGTTTTACAAGTCTGA